In Monodelphis domestica isolate mMonDom1 chromosome 4, mMonDom1.pri, whole genome shotgun sequence, one DNA window encodes the following:
- the ZBTB8OS gene encoding protein archease isoform X3, whose amino-acid sequence MAMFGYMTDTGTVEPLQTVEVQAEGDDLQSLLFHFLDEWLYKFSANEFFIPREVKVLSIDQRNFKLRSIGWGEEFSLNKHPQGTEVKAITYSAMQVYDEEKPEVFVIIDI is encoded by the exons ATGGCCATGTTTGGTTACATGACAGACACAGGAACTGTTGAACCGCTACAAACAGTTGAGGTGCAAGCAGAAG GAGATGACCTACAGTCTCTTCTCTTTCACTTTTTGGATGAATGGCTTTATAAATTTAGTGCCAATGAATTCTTCATACCACGG GAAGTGAAAGTACTATCTATTGACCAAAGAAACTTCAAATTACGATCAATTGG gTGGGGAGAAGAATTTTCTTTGAATAAGCATCCTCAG GGAACAGAAGTCAAGGCAATAACATATTCAGCAATGCAGGTCTATGATGAGGAGAAGCCAGAAGTTTTTGTGATTATTGACATTTAA
- the ZBTB8OS gene encoding protein archease isoform X1 codes for MAQDGEDERDYNLNEEQKAIKAKYPPAIRKYEYLDHTADVQLHAWGDTLEEAFEQCAMAMFGYMTDTGTVEPLQTVEVQAEGDDLQSLLFHFLDEWLYKFSANEFFIPREVKVLSIDQRNFKLRSIGWGEEFSLNKHPQGTEVKAITYSAMQVYDEEKPEVFVIIDI; via the exons ATGGCGCAGGATGGAGAAGACGAGAGGGACTACAATCTGAATGAAGAGCAAAAGGCAATCAAGGCCAAATACCCCCCAGCCATCCGGAAGTACGAGT AtctggatcacacagctgatgTACA GTTACATGCTTGGGGAGACACGTTGGAAGAAGCATTTGAGCAGTGTGCAATGGCCATGTTTGGTTACATGACAGACACAGGAACTGTTGAACCGCTACAAACAGTTGAGGTGCAAGCAGAAG GAGATGACCTACAGTCTCTTCTCTTTCACTTTTTGGATGAATGGCTTTATAAATTTAGTGCCAATGAATTCTTCATACCACGG GAAGTGAAAGTACTATCTATTGACCAAAGAAACTTCAAATTACGATCAATTGG gTGGGGAGAAGAATTTTCTTTGAATAAGCATCCTCAG GGAACAGAAGTCAAGGCAATAACATATTCAGCAATGCAGGTCTATGATGAGGAGAAGCCAGAAGTTTTTGTGATTATTGACATTTAA
- the ZBTB8OS gene encoding protein archease isoform X2: MAQDGEDERDYNLNEEQKAIKAKYPPAIRKYEYLDHTADVQLHAWGDTLEEAFEQCAMAMFGYMTDTGTVEPLQTVEVQAEGDDLQSLLFHFLDEWLYKFSANEFFIPRVGRRIFFE, encoded by the exons ATGGCGCAGGATGGAGAAGACGAGAGGGACTACAATCTGAATGAAGAGCAAAAGGCAATCAAGGCCAAATACCCCCCAGCCATCCGGAAGTACGAGT AtctggatcacacagctgatgTACA GTTACATGCTTGGGGAGACACGTTGGAAGAAGCATTTGAGCAGTGTGCAATGGCCATGTTTGGTTACATGACAGACACAGGAACTGTTGAACCGCTACAAACAGTTGAGGTGCAAGCAGAAG GAGATGACCTACAGTCTCTTCTCTTTCACTTTTTGGATGAATGGCTTTATAAATTTAGTGCCAATGAATTCTTCATACCACGG gTGGGGAGAAGAATTTTCTTTGAATAA